The DNA sequence TTATAATCCTGTTCTATTCCGTAACCAAATAAATAAAACAACCCAATATTATATTTTGCTTCTTTATCTCCTAAATTAGATGCGGCCATAAACCAAGAAAATGAAGCTCCTTTGCTTAAATTATATTTCTTTTTATCTCCAAAATAAAAATCTAAATATTTGAAAAAAGCTACTTTCTTTAAAAAATCTATGTTCTTTTGCTTTAGTAATTTGTTTATCTTATTTTGGCCGTAGTTTCTAGTATATGTACCTGACTTGTAATTAAACCTATCATACTCTTTTTCAGTCATTGTATTACCTAATAGTTCAAAAACATAATTTTGTCCATTTAAATAAAATGTTCCCAAAAGAAATATATATAAGACGTATTTTTTATAAATCATTATTAGTAGTTTAACTTGTTTAAATATTTTTTAATCAATCCGTTTATTTAAAATTATTTAGCCTTTATTCAAGGCGGGTCAAGCTTCTGCACAACGGTTTCGGCTCGTATGTTTACAAGCCTATAGTTATTTTAATGTCTTATCCTTAACAATTCGGTTTCTAATGCTTCTTTAGACCTTCTTTCAATAGTATTTAGATTGGCATTCAGTATGTTGTTTTTTTCGTAAGGATCATTAATGAGGTTATACATTTCTTCTATACCATTAGCAAATACGATGAGCTTATAGGTGCCATTACTAATGGTCCAAGCATCATTTTTTTCATTCTTCATTTCAGAATACTGATACTTTCTGATTGATTTTTTTTCAGAGAATAGCGACTTAAAACTTTTGCTGTCGTTTATTTCATCAATTTCCACTCCTGCTATTTCGGCTATTGTGGCAAACATATCAGTGCTCGTAATTAAATTGTTATCTGTCCCTTTTCTTTCCACGCCTTTACCAGATACAAATAGGGGCATATTAATACCCCCTTGATAAAGACTTCTCTTCACCTGATTTGAAGCATATGGCGCTTGTGTTACAAGGGGTTCGGTGCCATTATCACCCATAAAAATGATAAGCGTATTTTCTTTTTCTTCTTCTGATAATGAACTTAACAGTTGTCCTATTTGATAATCCATGGCCTCAATTGAAGCCATAAAGTAAGGTGTTGGGTCTACACCTTCTTTGTAAGTCGGTAAATTTCCTTGACTATGCATTTCTGCAGGAGGAATATGGAAAGGTGTATGTGGAGCATTATATGCTAACCACATAAACCAAGGTTTGTCTTGTTTTTGAATCCAATGAGAAGCCAAATTGGTAAACTTTTTTGAGGTGTACTCATTGCTTATGGATTGTTTCCCATTATTGGATAATGGCCAGTTGTAATAATCTTTTACAGAGCCTATAAAAATACCTTCATAATAATCAATACCAAAGGTTTCTGGATTAATTGTTGCATCGTATCCAGATACATGCCATTTACCAATTACAGCGGTTGCATAGCTATTGTTGGTGTGGTCGTTGATATATTTTTGTAACAGGATTTCATTTTCGCTTAATTTTTGATTTGCCCACCTTACACCGGTTCTGTATCCATATTTACCGGTAATCATTGATGCTCTGGTAGGCGAGCACGTTGGATAGGTCCAAAAGTTTGTGAAATTCACCCCCTTTTTTCTAATCGCATCGATGTTTGGAATGTGTGGTTTTACTTCCCCTTCTTTAAAGCCGGCTAAAGCATCTTTCCCCATATCGTCTGCTATGATTAATAATATGTTTGGGGAACTTTCAACCTCTTTAATCGTCTGATTGTTTTTGCAGGATAGTAAGGAAATTGTTAGCCCAGTAAGTATTATATATTTCTTCATGAAGCGTTTAACTGAACTTAATTTTGCAAGAACTTTATTAAGGGAGAAATAAAAGCTTCAAATTTTTCGATGTGAGGAAGATGCCCTACATTTTCTAACTCTACTAATTTAGCATGAGGTATTTTATTGTGCGTTTCTTTTCCTAACTGATTATACAAACCCATAGTTTTTCTTACCTCCTCACTTACAAGCGGTTTACCAAGTGCGGTTCTGTCTCTGGTTCCAATAATTAGTAAAGTAGGGGCAGTGATATTTTTAAACTCGTATACAACGGGCTGTGTAAAAATCATATCATACGTTAAGGCATTGTTCCAAGCTATGGTTTCATAATCGGAATTCAACGTCCAACCGGCCAATAAATTTACCCATTGATCATATTCGGGTTTCCAATTGTTGTCATAGTAATTCACCAATTGATATTTCTTTATCCCTTCATAACTTTTTTTGAGTTCATTTTTATACCACCATTCTACAGGTTTGTAAGGTACTTTTAGTTTCCAGTCTTCCAAGCCAATGGGGTTTTCTAGAATAAACTTTTCTGTTATTTCTGGATACATTAAGGTAAATCTAGTGGCTAGCATTCCGCCCATTGAATGTCCTAAAATGGCTGTTTTTTCAATACCCAATGTGTCTAAAAGTGATTTTGTGTTTTGTGCTAATTGCTGAAAGGTATAATGAAAATGTAATGGCTTAGACGATTTCCCGAAGCCTATTTGGTCTGGGACGATTACACGAAACCCTGCATTAGTTAAGGCTTTAATGGTTGTTTCCCAATAAGCACCATTAAAATTTTTACCGTGAAAAAGCACAATGTTTTTGCCGTTATATGCTTCTGGCTTAACGTCCATATACGCCATTTTTAGGTTTTGTTCTTGAATCGTTAATTCCAAAAACGAAACTTCGTACGGATATTGGTAATTGGACAATTCAATATCTAACCATTGTAACTTTTCGGTTTGTGCTGTTACAAAATGGAAATTCGCCAACAAATAAACCCAAAATATTATTTTTTTTACCATTTTATTTTTCTACATTATAGTGCCATTTGCACAAATTACTTAATTCAAAATCTATTTAGAATCGTCGCTTGCTAAAATAGTACAATTCTAACAATATCAGTAGGTTCTGCTTTACAATTTTGTATTCTACTTGATTTACAAGTATTGACATTGATTAAGTTATTGAATGTAGGTAAAACCTTTTTAATTAAAACCAATGGTTTTGTGTGTGATTTCGTTGCGTGTTTTAGCAAATAAAAAACGAATAGAATATTCCTGCGGAATATTCGTAAGTAGGCTAAAACCAGCAATTAATTTTATACGTCTTAAGTTTGATTTCTATTAAATTAGGTGTAAATCAGAAAGAACAAAAGAGAGAATTGCGTATAGTAAACAAAGGAAAGAGCAAGAAAGTGGCATTAATAGCTGTAGCTAATAAGCTGATTAAACAATGCTTTGCAATTGCGAAATCAGGCAGAGCGTATGATGAAACTTACGTTTCTGTATTGCTTAAGTAATTAAAAAAAATAGAATAAAAAAGCAAACAAAATCAACTACTTGAATTTGTAAGCCCAATATAATAGTGTCTAATATTTTGAAGAAATGACTTGTTTTTTACCTCAGTTCTTTGTTGGCAACAGTATTTTATTCAGTTAGAAATTTTGTCGTATAATTTATTACAAAATCAGAAATAAATGATTTTATAAATTCATCATCGTTATATTCATCGTTTTCTTTTAATTCCGCATATAGTTTTTTGTATTCTTCAGTTTTTTCAAACTTTTCGAACTGACGTTTTTTGAATTTTACAAACTCCTTATTTTTATATTTTCGAGCTTCATTAAAGTTTCCTTTATCAATTTCGAGAAGCCAATATTTGCTAAAAGTCGATGCGTAACCCATATGAACATATTCGACCATTTTTCCGTGTGGTATTATCAGAATTCCAGTATACCAATCTATTTTAGCTTTCTCTTTATTTGGAAAAACTTGTTTAAATGCAGAAATCCATTTTGTTTCATAATCATCATCTGAATCTTTATCCGAAACTTCAATTTTAATATCAGTCAAGAATAATTGCTCATCAATAATTTCAAAGAATGCAATATATCCACGCCACAAAGCAGTAGACATCATTCCGCCTTGAGGTCGTTTGTCAGGGTGTTTTTCGAAATATGGTTCGAGTGGATTTGAATTTAGATTGTATTCAGTTCCTTTGAATGTAATTTTATCAGGATATTGAGCTGTAACAATGTTTTCAGCTTTTAATATTCCAATTGTACAAGTGATTAATATTAGTAAGAGTGTTTTTTTCATATGTCTCGTCCTGAAATATGGCTACAGGTTAAAATTGTTTTTAAGCTGATAATTTATATACCATATTCGGTGTTTTGAAGTCTAAAGATAAATGTAATCTTATTTGGTTGTATAAATTAATTGCATTTTTTGTAGCTCTTTTCGCGTGATCCACGTTATCAAAGGTCTGGTCGAGATAAAATTCATCTTTTAATATGCCGTTTACACGCTCTGCCATGGCATTTTCGTAACAATGGTTTTCTTCCGTCATACTAATATCTATCTTATTTCTTTTAAGAACTTGTGTGTATACATTACTGCAATACTGTATGCCTCTGTCTGAATGATGTATTAAATCTTTAGTGCTCTTTGTTTGGTACAGAGCTTTGTTTAGAGCTCTAACACATCCTTTTAGTTCCAGGCTATCACTTAGATCATAACCGACAATTTTCCTAGAATACATATCTGTTATTAGTGCTAAGTAACAAAATCCTTTAATGGTTCTTATGTAGGTAATATCGCTTACCCACACCTGATTTGGCCTTGTAATTTTTCTATCTTTTATCAGGTTATTGTATTTATAAAAGCGATGATAAGAGTTTGTAGTTCTGGCACTGGTTTTCTTTCTTAGTGTGAGCATATTATACTTTCTAAGTACGCTAAATAAAGAGTCTCTGCCGACTTTAATATTGGCTTTGTAAAACTCATTGTCTAACGATTTAATGAGTTTTCTCACACCTTCTCTAGGAAGGGATTTACGTTTTCTACTGACTATTTTTATAATTTGTTGTTCCTGTATTAACCGCTTATCAGCTCTAGATTTGTATTTATAATACGCATCACGTTTAAGACCAAAACAACGCGTTATAGTTGTTAAAGATGTAAATCCCTTAGATTTCTCTTTAGCTTTAATTAAGGCTTTATACTTAGCTTTTTTTTTAGTTCAGCTACAGATTTATAGCCTAAGTCTTCGGCAGCTACCTCAAGGTATGAATCTAAAACCAAAGTATCTAAATCCTTTTTAATCAGTAGTTTTTTAAGCTGTTCAATCTCTTTTTGAAGTGCTTTAATTCTAGATATTTAGCTTCGCTGAACCACTTCGTTAGGTTTCGTCTTTTGTTTCCACTTTTACTCTGGTGTTCATTAGATCTTTACGATTGTACTTTTTAATCCACTCGTTGACCGTTGTTGGAGCAATGGAGTAGAGTTTACAAAGTTCGCTCTTTGTGTGTTTACCGGTTGTAAGTTCGGCTAAAATTTTCAGTTTGAAAGGTTCTGAATACCGTCTGATTACTTTGTCATTTTTGTACATAATGTTTAAAATTATGTAGCCTATATTCAGGACGGGTCAAAATGGTTTGCAACGTGTTTGTATATGGTTTGTTGCGTGGTTAAG is a window from the Pseudalgibacter alginicilyticus genome containing:
- a CDS encoding sulfatase-like hydrolase/transferase, coding for MKKYIILTGLTISLLSCKNNQTIKEVESSPNILLIIADDMGKDALAGFKEGEVKPHIPNIDAIRKKGVNFTNFWTYPTCSPTRASMITGKYGYRTGVRWANQKLSENEILLQKYINDHTNNSYATAVIGKWHVSGYDATINPETFGIDYYEGIFIGSVKDYYNWPLSNNGKQSISNEYTSKKFTNLASHWIQKQDKPWFMWLAYNAPHTPFHIPPAEMHSQGNLPTYKEGVDPTPYFMASIEAMDYQIGQLLSSLSEEEKENTLIIFMGDNGTEPLVTQAPYASNQVKRSLYQGGINMPLFVSGKGVERKGTDNNLITSTDMFATIAEIAGVEIDEINDSKSFKSLFSEKKSIRKYQYSEMKNEKNDAWTISNGTYKLIVFANGIEEMYNLINDPYEKNNILNANLNTIERRSKEALETELLRIRH
- a CDS encoding alpha/beta fold hydrolase, with translation MVKKIIFWVYLLANFHFVTAQTEKLQWLDIELSNYQYPYEVSFLELTIQEQNLKMAYMDVKPEAYNGKNIVLFHGKNFNGAYWETTIKALTNAGFRVIVPDQIGFGKSSKPLHFHYTFQQLAQNTKSLLDTLGIEKTAILGHSMGGMLATRFTLMYPEITEKFILENPIGLEDWKLKVPYKPVEWWYKNELKKSYEGIKKYQLVNYYDNNWKPEYDQWVNLLAGWTLNSDYETIAWNNALTYDMIFTQPVVYEFKNITAPTLLIIGTRDRTALGKPLVSEEVRKTMGLYNQLGKETHNKIPHAKLVELENVGHLPHIEKFEAFISPLIKFLQN
- a CDS encoding IS3 family transposase, with translation MKAKEKSKGFTSLTTITRCFGLKRDAYYKYKSRADKRLIQEQQIIKIVSRKRKSLPREGVRKLIKSLDNEFYKANIKVGRDSLFSVLRKYNMLTLRKKTSARTTNSYHRFYKYNNLIKDRKITRPNQVWVSDITYIRTIKGFCYLALITDMYSRKIVGYDLSDSLELKGCVRALNKALYQTKSTKDLIHHSDRGIQYCSNVYTQVLKRNKIDISMTEENHCYENAMAERVNGILKDEFYLDQTFDNVDHAKRATKNAINLYNQIRLHLSLDFKTPNMVYKLSA
- a CDS encoding transposase; this encodes MYKNDKVIRRYSEPFKLKILAELTTGKHTKSELCKLYSIAPTTVNEWIKKYNRKDLMNTRVKVETKDET